A single genomic interval of Hydractinia symbiolongicarpus strain clone_291-10 chromosome 8, HSymV2.1, whole genome shotgun sequence harbors:
- the LOC130654709 gene encoding IQ and ubiquitin-like domain-containing protein translates to MENSSSDNKAKISTGEFNNSELSNDNNNTDTGSDVSNLAEELARNQTENENIYVVQGETENIGGGHNVDELTKNDENYLTESNIEKEEPVDISVNVRVGSGSIDNDVLERTILTESIQVQEAATDVNAETNVNDLTDNTVTGFTENKKQTENENTNNDEHEKENISGESHRVDELIKNDKNNQNQSSIEREESVDASVFVQAGNESNVSVSFEENEAMKIQHDFLNDEGKSQVTKNIVVAVTKDGVEKELKVEIINRSPKKPFLGGFRHKLTGAEYLNASCQAYPKLFFSDIEKYNRDTQTVITRNQVQQTFNNTSTQMTKPGCYVSDATDVVRIPGKYVTADERERMILEKVIILQCYWRRWLATQYVKKLRNDRDMRIQWEKAQVEQRAAERAQRLQKEFERRMKPKTKADFDLLYAALERWRREETERINEMHSGPERKAALIGLLEQESYLIQSIERHRLNADQENSDKRIRAFLKKAASPKFWRAYDGKMTMMNTPFTLRAQELNDLYSSLQMKYLNHDERLDVLLTLKHTVKEHECKLTQDLMELIDREADLLTRGIKVENLEGLRQRISTLFLQFCKTPLFNPEAARLLKVPQDASSLRKDIYFCPSCNSYLTSADFPLASNSKIVGRCIKCSQLDNNARLRHDFTKIRCIMQHLRRTEEAYNDHSKFAFIIQDADLRYLIENIWNSQSALSGLDDLYNLIFVRWNKHEHWSPWNCVLLTKEEASAHTKLENVVEAYGRIFIGKVHQRHVLARKYFSKLTNISDALDKTMVQKSKQHTTLASVS, encoded by the exons ATGGAGAATTCATCTAGTGACAACAAAGCAAAGATTTCAACTGGCGAATTTAACAACTCTGAGCTCTCTAACGACAATAACAATACTGATACTGGAAGTGATGTGAGCAATCTTGCAGAAGAACTTGCCAGAAACCAGACAGAAAATGAGAACATATATGTGGTTCAAGGTGAAACAGAAAACATTGGTGGGGGTCACAATGTTGATGAACTGACAAAGAATGATGAGAATTATCTGACAGAAAGTAACATAGAAAAAGAAGAACCAGTTGATATCAGTGTCAATGTTCGAGTTGGAAGTGGATCCATTGATAATGATGTTTTAG AGAGAACGATTTTAACAGAATCAATTCAAGTACAAGAAGCTGCCACCGATGTTAATGCTGAAACTAACGTGAATGATCTTACTGATAACACTGTGACAGGATTtactgaaaacaaaaaacagacaGAAAACGAGAATACAAACAATGATGaacatgaaaaagaaaatatttcagGAGAGAGTCACAGAGTTGATGAGCtgataaaaaatgacaaaaataatcAGAATCAAAGTAGTATTGAAAGAGAAGAGTCAGTTGATGCTTCTGTCTTTGTTCAAGCTGGAAATGAAAGTAATGTTTCAG TATCATTTGAAGAAAATGAAGCAATGAAAATTCAACATGATTTTCTAAATGATGAAGGAAAGAGTCAAGTAACAAAGAATATAGTTGTTGCTGTAACAAAag ATGGAGTTGAAAAGGAGCTGAAAGTGGAAATAATCAATCGATCTCCTAAAAAACCATTTTTAGGTGGATTTCGGCATAAACTGACTGGTGCTGAATATCTAAATGCATCTTGTCAAGCTTACCCGAAATTGTTTTTTTCCGAT ATTGAAAAATACAATCGGGATACCCAAACAGTCATCACAAGAAATCAAGTTCAGCAAACTTTTAACAATACCTCAACTCAAatg acTAAACCTGGATGTTACGTGTCCGATGCCACCGACGTTGTAAGGATTCCTGGTAAATATGTTACTGCTGATGAACGAGAACGTATGATTTTGGAAAAA GTGATAATTCTTCAATGTTATTGGAGGAGATGGTTAGCCACACAGTATGTGAAGAAACTGCGAAATGATCGTGATATGAGAATTCAATGGGAAAAGGCT CAAGTAGAACAAAGAGCAGCTGAAAGAGCCCAACGTTTGCAGAAAGAGTTTGAAAGAAGAATGAAGCCAAAAACTAAAGCCGACTTCGATTTACTGTATGCAGCACTTGAAC gaTGGCGACGGGAAGAAACAGAAagaatcaatgaaatgcactcaGGACCAGAAAGAAAGGCCGCTCTGATTGGCTTATTAGAGCAAGAGTCTTACCTCATCCAATCAATTGAAAGACATCGCCTAAATGCGGATCAAGAAAATTCTGATAAGAGAATACGtgctttcttaaaaaaa GCTGCGTCACCAAAGTTTTGGCGAGCATACGATGGAAAGATGACAATGATGAACACACCGTTCACGTTAAGAGCGCAAGAGTTAAATGATTTGTATAGTAGTTTACAAATGAAATATTTAAACCATGACGAAAGACTTGATGTTTTGTTGACACTGAAACACACTGTTAAG gagCATGAATGCAAACTCACACAGGACTTGATGGAATTGATTGACCGAGAAGCAGATTTATTAACCAGAGGAATAAAAGTGGAAAACCTTGAAG GCTTGCGACAACGAATATCCACTTTGTTTTTACAATTCTGTAAAACACCACTCTTTAATCCGGAAGCGGCACGGTTGctaaag GTTCCACAAGATGCATCGAGTTTACGGAAAGATATTTACTTTTGTCCAAGTTGTAATTCATACCTTACATCGGCTGACTTTCCGCTCGCGTCCAactcaaa aattgtTGGGAGATGTATCAAGTGCTCGCAACTCGATAATAACGCTCGATTGAGACACGATTTTACGAAAATTCGATGTATTATGCAACATCTTCGACGCACCGAAGAGGCTTACAATGATCACTCGAAATTCGCTTTTATTATTCAAGATGCTGATTTGCGatatttaatagaaaatatatgGAACTCTCAAAGTGCGCTCAGCGGTTTGGACGATCTGTATAATTTAATCTTCGTGCGTTGGAACAAGCATGAGCACTGGTCGCCATGGAATTGCGTTTTGTTAACAAAAGAGGAAGCCAGTGCCCACACCAAGCTAGAGAATGTAGTTGag gcATATGGGCGAATATTTATTGGCAAAGTTCATCAGCGGCATGTACTGGcgcgaaaatatttttcaaaacttaCGAACATATCAGATGCATTGGACAAAACAATGGTACAGAAGTCAAAACAACATACTACGTTAGCCTCCGTCTCTTAG
- the LOC130654719 gene encoding uncharacterized protein LOC130654719, with the protein MFAKICFLVVIAAVAADIKYSVGVKDIDRCVSVLQSILRKQTRTTGARSVSDSFCEGKTDGNYADPERCDGYISCANGIAYRMPCPSSLYYNIVKDQCDYPENVDCEGRYPLVLQGETCYDAKGRRPGTFAATSSGAIVELKLVHKSGYLNCDKYDDLSRSMWGCNNRDTSAEKPFGTVITTAESDKVVLPLDTVSHTPGWFYGLDGFDRDSPSLVLTDYSKSVKVSQGQTMRVWYGEDLTGVAVADNEGTHCVDVYAKIAPDV; encoded by the exons ATGTTTGCAAAAATTTGCTTCTTGGTTGTCATAGCAGCAG ttgctGCCGACATCAAATATTCTGTAGGCGTAAAGGATATTGATCGATGTGTTAGCGTTTTACAAAGTATTTTAAGAAAACAAACTCGAACGACTGGTGCTCGATCAGTTTCTG ACTCCTTCTGCGAAGGAAAGACGGATGGAAACTACGCTGATCCAGAAAGATGTGATGGCTACATTTCGTGCGCAAATGGAATTGCATACAGAATGCCTTGCCCATCGAGTCTGTATTACAATATTGTGAAAGATCAATGTGATTATCCTGAAAATGTTGACTGCGAAG gaagatatcctttggtGCTTCAAGGTGAGACATGCTACGATGCTAAAGGCAGAAGACCTGGCACATTCGCTGCAACTTCCAGTGGAGCCATTGTGGAGTTGAAGTTGGTCCACAAAAGTGGTTACTTAAACTGTGACAAGTATGATGACCTATCTAGATCTATGTGGGGATGTAATAATAGAGATACCTCTGCTGAAAAACCTTTCGGTACCGTCATCACCACTGCTGAAAGTGATAAAGTTGTGTTACCATTGGATACAGTCAGTCACACACCAGGATGGTTTTATGGACTTGACGGATTTGACAGAGATTCTCCAAGCTTGGTTCTTACCGATTATAGCAAAAGTGTGAAAGTGAGTCAAGGGCAGACGATGAGAGTTTGGTATGGAGAAGACTTGACCGGCGTGGCTGTTGCTGACAATGAGGGAACACACTGTGTGGATGTTTATGCTAAAATTGCACCTGATGTGTAA
- the LOC130654712 gene encoding uncharacterized protein LOC130654712: MMKGTYLLIFFIFFSLSRIRGEYDNTDYYGFLVEDEASNKFSQTNNGVLSRKALVPAANHHGALKPAPRGMGMTFQPVHKQQGGLSMGVVHYTRNENANKRLHIAPTINLAQTLNTLDKIGKANRRTIHDGNANKMALRQNITNKAQNNSITPQNNESLALHAKIGNATNILNSTEYKLLNRSDAERHNISQSLLSDNLNTTEMDAASNVTKKDARPNLLTDSPIKGFLAKDVNFTIHDVGKQNEVKNKESEHKNQKLLTLKGSQEAKSNAHLQNSTTSEVLTMSLLKPSNASELELQPAKLINTTSAVKSEALKSSSSLANATKRKVLSLRKSSSKLHLVSADDFVKLRPTQPRNTSIDSSVSALKKDKIDSAWKEAECNEDKKCPKNKYCRHFACYECHRKHHECIEDDQCCDEMPCVYGRCDEKPKGSPGTICDKDGDCGDGCCIIEPTIDEEHGICKNKLAEYHQCSPVLFRKVWVGDEKPKCGPCKDGFECMEKGVLASHLVCMKKKG, encoded by the exons ATGATGAAAGGAAcgtatttattaattttcttcatctttttttCCCTTTCAAGAATTCGTGGAGAATATGATAACACAGATTATTATGGTTTTCTCGTAGAAGATGAAGCTTCAAATAAGTTTTCTCAAACTAACAATGGCGTGTTATCACGTAAAGCGCTAGTGCCAGCCGCTAATCATCATGGCGCTCTTAAACCAGCTCCACGTGGTATGGGGATGACTTTTCAACCTGTACATAAACAACAGGGAGGTTTATCCATGGGTGTAGTGCATTATACACGGAACGAAAATGCCAATAAAAGACTGCACATAGCACCAACTATTAACTTGGCGCAAACTCTAAACACATTAGACAAGATTGGAAAAGCTAATCGAAGAACAATACACGATGGAAATGCTAACAAAATGGCGCTTCGTCAAAATATCACAAACAAAGCACAGAATAACTCTATCACCCCTCAGAACAACGAAAGTTTGGCTTTACATGCTAAGATAGGGAATGCAACGAACATTTTAAATTCAACAGAATATAAACTGTTGAACCGTTCAGATGCCGAACGACATAACATATCGCAATCTTTACTATCAGATAATTTAAATACAACAGAAATGGATGCTGCCTCAAATGTTACTAAAAAAGACGCTCGACCTAATTTATTAACAGACTCGCCTATTAAAGGTTTTCTTGCTAAAGATGTCAATTTTACCATACATGATGTAGGCAAACAAAACGAAGTGAAGAATAAAGAAAGTGAACATAAAAATCAAAAGTTACTAACATTAAAAGGTAGCCAAGAAGCTAAAAGCAATGCACATTTACAAAATTCCACCACAAGTGAAGTCTTAACCATGTCTTTATTAAAACCTTCCAACGCAAGCGAATTAGAATTACAGCCAGCGAAACTTATCAACACGACTTCTGCTGTTAAATCAGAAGCGTTGAAAAGCAGTAGTTCTCTTGCAAATGCTACGAAGAGAAAGGTTTTATCTCTACGTAAATCGTCTTCAAAATTACATCTTGTTAGTGCCGATGATTTTGTCAAGCTGAGGCCAACACAACCTAGAAATACAAGTATTGACAGCTCTGTcagtgcgctgaagaaagac AAAATCGATTCAGCTTGGAAAGAAGCAGAATGCAACGAAGACAAGAAGTGTCCCAAAAATAAATACTGCCGCCATTTTGCTTGTTATGAATGTCATCGCAAACACCATGAATGCATTGAGGACGATCAGTGCTGCGACGAAATGCCATGTGTGTATGGGCGATGTGACGAGAAACCAAAGGGTAGCCCAG GAACCATCTGCGACAAGGACGGCGACTGTGGTGATGGTTGTTGTATTATCGAACCAACTATTGATGAAGAACATGGCATATGCAAAAATAAACTCGCTGAATACCATCAATGCTCTCCGGTGCTTTTCAGAAAGGTTTGGGTTGGCGATGAAAAACCGAAATGCGGACCATGTAAAGATGGGTTTGAATGTATGGAGAAAGG GGTACTTGCAAGTCATCTTGTCTGCATGAAGAAGAAAGGATAG
- the LOC130654713 gene encoding trifunctional enzyme subunit beta, mitochondrial-like, giving the protein MISTKACKTGWTYGSRLTAAYTRTFAASAQNQQKKNGKQNIVLVDGVRTPFLMAFTSYKGMMPHDLGREALMGLLNRIDIPASHVEYVVMGSVIQEVKTANIAREAMLSCGFPLSTPAHTVTMACISSNQAITTGMGLIYSGQCDSVVAGGIEFMSDVPIRLNRDLRKKLLTMNRAKSVGQRLGIISSIRPKHLSPELPAIAEFSTGETMGQSGDRLASAFSVSRQEQDEYALRSHQLALKAQKEGLLNDVISFKVPGGEFVSKDNGIKDSTMEKMTKLKPAFIKPHGTVTAANASFLTDGASACLLMTEERALASGFKPKAYLREYTYASQDPKDQLLLGPTYSTAKLLDRTGHKLNDFDVVEIHEAFAGQVLANFKAMDSDYFATEEMKRKEKVGTIDMNRVNTWGGSLSIGHPFGATGVRLATTAANRLIKEDKQLALITACAAGGLGHAMIVERYPSK; this is encoded by the exons ATGATTTCTACAAAAGCTTGTAAAACTGGATGGACATATGGTTCAAGACTTACAG cgGCATACACCCGTACATTTGCTGCATCTGCACAAAATCAACAGAAGAAAAATG GAAAACAGAATATTGTACTTGTTGATGGTGTACGAACTCCTTTTCTTATGGCATTCACCAG CTACAAAGGAATGATGCCACATGACCTTGGACGTGAAGCATTAAT GGGACTGCTGAATCGTATTGATATACCAGCAT CCCATGTTGAATATGTTGTGATGGGATCCGTTATACAGGAAGTTAAGACTGCAAATATTGCAAGAGAG GCCATGTTAAGTTGTGGGTTTCCTTTAAGCACACCTGCTCACACTGTGACAATGGCGTGTATTTCCAGTAACCAAGCCATCACTACAG GTATGGGACTCATCTACTCTGGCCAATGTGATTCAGTAGTTGCAGGTGGCATTGAATTCATGTCTGATGTTCCAATCAGATTGAACAGAGATTTGAGAAAGAAGCTTCTCACAATGAACAGA GCAAAAAGTGTTGGACAGCGGTTAGGCATAATTTCGTCCATTCGACCAAAGCATTTATCGCCTGAG TTGCCAGCCATTGCTGAATTCTCAACTGGTGAAACTATGGGACAGAGTGGAGATAGGTTGGCTTCAGCATTTAGTGTCTCTCGCCAGGAACAG gaTGAATATGCGCTTAGATCTCATCAACTGGCTTTAAAGGCGCAGAAG GAGGGTCTATTGAATGATGTGATTTCATTTAAAGTTCCAG GTGGTGAATTTGTATCCAAAGATAATGGTATCAAAGATTCTACTATGGAAAAAATGACAAAACTAAAACCTGCTTTCATTAAACCACATGGGACTGTAACAGCTGCTAATGCATCATTCTTG aCTGATGGTGCATCTGCTTGCTTGCTGATGACTGAAGAAAGAGCTCTCGCATCTGGTTTCAAACCAAAGGCTTATTTAAG GGAATATACGTATGCTTCTCAAGATCCAAAGGATCAGTTGTTGCTTGG CCCAACCTACTCGACTGCTAAATTGCTGGACAGAACTGGACACAAATTAAATGATTTTGACGTTGTGGAAATCCATGAAGCATTTGCT GGCCAAGTTTTAGCCAATTTTAAAGCCATGGATTCAGATTATTTTGCAACGGAAGAAATGAAACGAAAGGAGAAG GTTGGTACTATTGACATGAACCGAGTAAACACATGGGGAGGGAGTCTTTCTATTGGTCATCCATTTGGTGCAACAGGTGTTCGACTTGCTACTACAGCTGCAAACAGATTGATTAAGGAAGACAAACAACTTGCTCTTATAACAGCCTGTGCTGCTGGAGGACTG GGTCATGCAATGATCGTGGAGAGATATCCATCAAAATAG